A genomic region of Micromonospora sp. NBC_01796 contains the following coding sequences:
- a CDS encoding LPXTG cell wall anchor domain-containing protein: MRTHLFLAAPACASLLIALGLAVASPVFAALPSPDDVDLTIAIDGTTLTNRARHKVATVTVTNRSATTAYGVRLRYDGRVDSEVINPSSVAFCPPSANSPAPGPPTSAPSLEVTVDGECTLPDLAPGQSTRLTSTIVRSAHGVGPVGEVTVRVWHGGTDPVGDNNSATAPITFAEGEPDLYARAWDGPADRTGAITPAVPGGGGDLRFEIGNHGTEPVSGMVVTVGLPAHVTFADDRPGCTYDTGRRNATCAYPELSLITAEADRDPDDLNYSALRFRHPLSVDPSAPAPARLGGGRLDVEPLLAGQLPPATDLPEDITGLVATDLDSTDDNDRFTVSTTTRSGTSGGLPQTGSPTALLSTLGLGTLATGSGLLLLTRRRHPLLTP, translated from the coding sequence ATGCGAACACACCTTTTCCTGGCCGCGCCCGCCTGCGCAAGTCTGCTCATCGCGCTCGGGCTGGCCGTCGCCTCGCCGGTGTTCGCTGCCCTACCGTCGCCCGACGACGTCGACCTGACGATCGCCATCGACGGCACCACGTTGACCAACCGGGCCCGGCACAAGGTCGCCACCGTGACCGTGACCAACCGGAGCGCCACCACCGCGTACGGCGTCCGGCTGCGCTACGACGGCCGGGTGGACAGCGAAGTGATCAATCCCAGCAGCGTCGCCTTCTGTCCACCGTCGGCAAACAGTCCGGCACCGGGCCCACCCACCTCGGCCCCCTCGCTGGAGGTGACGGTCGACGGGGAGTGCACCCTGCCGGACCTCGCCCCCGGCCAGTCGACCCGGCTGACCAGCACCATCGTCCGGTCGGCACACGGGGTCGGTCCGGTCGGCGAGGTGACCGTACGGGTCTGGCACGGCGGCACCGATCCGGTGGGGGACAACAACTCCGCCACCGCGCCGATCACCTTCGCCGAGGGCGAGCCCGACCTCTACGCCCGGGCCTGGGACGGGCCGGCGGACCGGACCGGTGCGATCACCCCGGCGGTTCCCGGAGGCGGGGGTGACCTCCGGTTCGAGATCGGCAACCACGGGACCGAGCCGGTCAGCGGGATGGTGGTCACGGTCGGCCTGCCGGCGCACGTGACGTTCGCCGATGATCGACCGGGGTGCACGTACGACACCGGGCGGCGCAACGCGACCTGTGCGTACCCCGAACTGTCGTTGATCACGGCGGAGGCGGACCGTGATCCGGACGACCTGAACTACTCGGCGCTTCGTTTCCGGCATCCGCTGTCGGTGGACCCGTCCGCGCCCGCGCCGGCCCGGCTGGGCGGTGGCCGGCTCGACGTCGAACCCCTCCTGGCCGGTCAGTTGCCGCCCGCGACGGACCTGCCCGAGGACATCACCGGCCTGGTCGCCACCGATCTCGACAGCACCGACGACAACGACCGGTTCACCGTGTCGACCACCACCCGGTCCGGTACCAGCGGCGGCCTCCCGCAGACCGGCTCACCCACCGCCCTACTCAGCACCCTCGGCCTCGGCACCCTGGCCACCGGCAGCGGCCTCCTCCTCCTGACCCGCCGCCGCCACCCCCTCCTCACCCCCTGA
- the mqnC gene encoding cyclic dehypoxanthinyl futalosine synthase, with translation MTGSREIDNILQRGADGGRITPEEALLLYTEAPFHALGEAADAVRRRRYPDNIVTYLIDRNINYTNVCVTACKFCAFYRAPKHAEGWTHPTEEILRRCGEAVELGATQVMLQGGHHPDYGVEYYEELFSSVKTAYPQLVIHSIGPSEILHMAKVSKVSLDEAISRIKAAGLDSIAGAGAEMLPDRPRKAIAPLKESGQRWLEVMELAHRQGVESTATMMMGTGETNAERIEHMRMIRDVQDRTGGFRSFIPWTYQPENNHLKGRTQATTLEYLRLIAVARLFFETVPHLQASWLTTGKEAGQLALHMGVDDLGSIMLEENVISSAGARHRSNLQDLIWMIRSAGRIPAQRDTLYRHLAVHRTPAEDPHDDRVVSHFSSIALPGGGVGKQLPLVEAK, from the coding sequence GTGACTGGGAGCCGCGAGATCGACAACATTCTCCAGCGCGGTGCCGACGGCGGGCGGATCACGCCCGAGGAGGCGCTGCTGCTCTACACCGAGGCGCCGTTCCACGCCCTCGGCGAGGCCGCCGACGCCGTACGCCGACGCCGGTACCCGGACAACATCGTGACCTACCTGATCGACCGCAACATCAACTACACCAACGTCTGCGTGACGGCCTGCAAGTTCTGCGCCTTCTACCGGGCGCCGAAGCACGCCGAGGGCTGGACCCACCCGACCGAGGAGATCCTGCGCCGGTGCGGCGAGGCGGTCGAGCTGGGCGCGACCCAGGTGATGCTCCAGGGCGGGCACCACCCCGACTACGGGGTGGAGTACTACGAGGAACTCTTCTCCTCGGTCAAGACCGCGTACCCGCAGCTCGTGATCCACTCGATCGGGCCGAGTGAGATCCTGCACATGGCGAAGGTGTCCAAGGTCTCACTCGACGAGGCGATCAGCCGGATCAAGGCGGCCGGACTGGACTCCATCGCCGGTGCCGGCGCCGAGATGCTGCCCGACCGGCCGCGCAAGGCCATCGCCCCGCTCAAGGAGTCCGGGCAGCGGTGGCTCGAGGTGATGGAACTCGCCCACCGCCAGGGGGTCGAGTCGACCGCCACGATGATGATGGGCACCGGCGAGACCAACGCCGAGCGGATCGAGCACATGCGGATGATCCGCGACGTGCAGGACCGTACCGGCGGGTTCCGGTCGTTCATCCCGTGGACGTACCAGCCGGAGAACAACCACCTCAAGGGGCGTACGCAGGCGACGACGCTGGAGTACCTGCGGCTGATCGCGGTGGCCCGGCTGTTCTTCGAGACCGTGCCGCACCTGCAGGCGTCCTGGCTGACCACGGGCAAGGAGGCGGGGCAGCTCGCCCTGCACATGGGCGTGGACGACCTGGGGTCGATCATGCTGGAGGAGAACGTCATCTCCTCCGCCGGAGCCCGGCACCGGTCCAACCTCCAGGACCTGATCTGGATGATCCGTTCCGCCGGCCGGATCCCGGCCCAGCGGGACACCCTCTACCGTCACCTGGCGGTGCACCGTACGCCGGCCGAGGATCCGCACGACGACCGTGTGGTGTCGCACTTCTCCTCGATCGCGCTGCCCGGCGGAGGGGTCGGAAAGCAGTTGCCGTTGGTGGAGGCGAAGTAG
- a CDS encoding zinc-binding dehydrogenase: MRTTMRAAVCVRAGGPEVLEIRELPVPAVREGWTLVRVMGAGLNRSELRTRQGHSPSVRFPRVLGIECVGVVAASTDPALPEGTTVAAVMGEMGREFDGGYAEYALLPNELLMPVTTTLPWETLAALPETYLTAQGAIDALGIRPGERLLIRGGTSSVGMAAASIARGHGVEVAATTRRPEKERALSAAGVDHVLLDDGGSLDIPWADGPSHVLDLVGASTVVDSLRLVRRGGTVCVAGSLSGWLIRDFEPIAMIPSGTRLTAFHSNDARGKAGAAVLERVVRNVETGVYRPNVDRVFGLDDIAEAHRYMEENRATGKVLMLPRGTS, from the coding sequence ATGAGAACGACGATGCGAGCAGCGGTCTGCGTACGGGCCGGCGGCCCCGAGGTCCTGGAGATTCGTGAGCTGCCGGTGCCGGCGGTACGGGAGGGTTGGACCCTGGTCCGGGTGATGGGCGCGGGCCTCAACCGTTCGGAGTTGCGTACCCGTCAGGGGCACTCGCCGAGCGTGCGGTTCCCACGGGTGCTGGGGATCGAATGCGTGGGCGTGGTGGCGGCCTCGACCGATCCCGCGCTGCCGGAGGGCACGACCGTCGCGGCGGTGATGGGCGAGATGGGCCGGGAGTTCGACGGCGGTTACGCCGAGTACGCGTTGCTGCCCAACGAGCTGCTCATGCCGGTGACCACCACGCTGCCCTGGGAGACGCTGGCGGCGCTGCCGGAGACGTACCTGACCGCGCAGGGCGCCATCGACGCGCTGGGGATCCGCCCGGGTGAACGGCTGCTGATCCGTGGCGGTACCTCGTCGGTGGGCATGGCCGCCGCGTCGATCGCGCGCGGCCACGGCGTCGAGGTCGCGGCGACGACCCGCCGGCCCGAGAAGGAACGCGCGTTGAGCGCGGCGGGCGTCGACCACGTTCTCCTCGACGACGGCGGGTCGCTGGACATCCCGTGGGCCGACGGGCCGAGCCACGTGCTGGATCTCGTCGGGGCGAGCACGGTTGTCGACTCACTGCGTCTGGTCCGCCGGGGCGGGACCGTCTGCGTGGCGGGCTCCCTCAGCGGATGGCTGATCCGGGACTTCGAGCCGATCGCGATGATCCCCTCCGGAACCCGGCTCACGGCCTTCCACAGCAACGACGCCAGGGGCAAGGCGGGGGCGGCCGTACTCGAAAGGGTTGTCCGCAATGTCGAGACCGGCGTCTACCGGCCGAACGTCGACCGGGTCTTCGGCTTGGACGACATCGCCGAAGCCCACCGGTACATGGAGGAGAACCGGGCCACCGGCAAGGTCCTCATGCTGCCCCGGGGCACGTCCTGA
- a CDS encoding AraC family transcriptional regulator, whose amino-acid sequence MPVARQSRIWPSGGVHLWPTGGTSPAHSHPSGHLVYAASGVLSVHTERGTWIVPANRVAWIPAGSTHHHRAHGETDMRIVFLPPSLTRLAPAHPAVLLTSGLAREVLLTLTGTRQLDRGARARLHRVLVDELREAHEQPTHLPEPHDDRLRAIARILDDNPADTSPLAALGQQVGAGARTLSRLFHDELGMTFYEWRTQLRICHALVLLAEGHDTTRVAHACGWANPSSFIAAFTAIVGTTPGRHRAGASTLSPGR is encoded by the coding sequence ATGCCCGTAGCACGCCAATCCCGGATCTGGCCGTCCGGCGGGGTGCACCTCTGGCCCACGGGCGGGACCAGCCCGGCACACTCCCACCCAAGCGGACACCTGGTGTACGCGGCCAGCGGCGTCCTGTCCGTGCACACCGAGCGGGGCACCTGGATCGTTCCGGCCAACCGGGTCGCCTGGATCCCGGCCGGGTCCACGCACCACCACCGCGCGCACGGTGAGACCGACATGCGGATCGTCTTCCTGCCGCCCTCGCTCACCCGGCTGGCGCCCGCGCATCCGGCGGTGCTGCTCACCTCCGGCCTCGCCCGCGAGGTCCTGCTCACCCTCACCGGCACCCGGCAGCTCGACCGTGGCGCCCGCGCCCGCCTGCACCGGGTCCTGGTCGACGAGCTCCGCGAGGCGCACGAGCAGCCCACCCACCTGCCCGAGCCGCACGACGACCGGTTGCGAGCCATCGCTCGCATCCTGGACGACAACCCCGCCGACACCAGCCCGCTGGCCGCACTCGGCCAGCAGGTCGGAGCCGGCGCCCGTACGCTCAGCCGCCTCTTCCACGACGAGTTGGGAATGACGTTCTACGAGTGGCGCACCCAGCTACGCATCTGTCACGCGCTCGTCCTGCTCGCCGAGGGCCACGACACGACGCGCGTCGCCCACGCCTGCGGATGGGCCAACCCGAGCAGCTTCATCGCCGCCTTCACCGCGATCGTCGGTACCACCCCCGGCCGGCACCGCGCCGGGGCGTCGACACTTTCACCGGGTCGCTGA
- a CDS encoding TetR/AcrR family transcriptional regulator, with amino-acid sequence MGTETHTPGRPRAFDEETVLDRAAEVFWRHGYEGASLSALTGAMGINRPSLYSTFGSKEQLFRRAFDRYHETQVAKARAAMEQPTAYAAIEAFLRSSADGLTADDHPAGCLSVQGGLACSPENARISEVLATGRAATESALVERLSRAAREGDLPDGVEARSLARFVMALSEGHAVHAAAGASREELQASVDVALRAVLPR; translated from the coding sequence ATGGGCACTGAGACGCACACCCCCGGTCGACCTCGGGCTTTCGACGAGGAGACGGTCCTCGATCGGGCCGCGGAGGTCTTCTGGCGGCACGGCTACGAGGGTGCGTCGCTGAGCGCCCTCACCGGAGCGATGGGCATAAACCGGCCCAGCCTTTACTCCACCTTCGGCAGCAAGGAACAACTGTTCCGGCGCGCCTTCGACCGCTACCACGAGACCCAGGTGGCCAAGGCCCGCGCGGCGATGGAACAACCCACGGCGTACGCCGCCATCGAGGCGTTCCTGCGCTCCAGTGCGGACGGCCTCACCGCCGACGATCACCCCGCCGGTTGCCTCTCCGTACAGGGTGGCCTGGCCTGCTCACCCGAGAACGCCCGGATCTCCGAGGTCCTGGCCACCGGCCGGGCCGCTACCGAGTCCGCGCTGGTGGAACGGCTGTCCCGGGCGGCGCGGGAAGGGGACCTCCCGGACGGTGTCGAGGCCCGGTCGCTGGCGAGATTCGTGATGGCGCTCAGCGAGGGCCACGCCGTCCACGCCGCCGCCGGTGCCAGCCGCGAGGAACTCCAGGCCTCCGTGGACGTCGCCCTGCGAGCCGTCCTGCCGCGTTGA
- a CDS encoding SDR family NAD(P)-dependent oxidoreductase, producing MTVTLITGANKGLGYETAKQLLELGHTVYVGARDVERGEKAAATLGARFVQLDVTDDASVRDALATIESAEGRLDVLVNNAGILGVGTVDGPTALRVFDTNVVGIVRVTEAALPLLRKSSNPTVVTVSSSMGSFWAVTNPDRPEFNLSATLYSASKSAATMLTVQYAKSQPGIKFNAIEPGYTATDMMAAIGGGRPPAESAKTIVQLAALGADGPTGTFQDELGTLGW from the coding sequence ATGACCGTCACACTCATCACCGGCGCCAACAAGGGCCTCGGTTACGAGACCGCCAAGCAGCTTCTCGAACTGGGCCACACCGTCTACGTCGGCGCACGCGACGTCGAGCGGGGCGAGAAGGCCGCCGCGACGCTGGGCGCACGATTCGTGCAGCTCGACGTGACCGACGACGCGTCGGTACGCGACGCGCTGGCCACCATCGAATCGGCCGAGGGTCGACTCGACGTCCTGGTGAACAACGCGGGCATCCTCGGAGTCGGAACCGTCGACGGACCGACGGCCCTGCGGGTGTTCGACACCAACGTGGTGGGGATCGTCCGCGTCACGGAGGCGGCACTGCCCCTGCTGCGGAAGTCCTCGAATCCCACGGTGGTCACCGTGTCGAGCAGCATGGGATCTTTCTGGGCGGTGACGAATCCGGACCGGCCGGAGTTCAACCTGTCGGCCACGCTCTACTCGGCGTCGAAGTCGGCAGCCACCATGCTCACCGTCCAGTACGCCAAGTCCCAGCCGGGTATCAAGTTCAACGCGATCGAGCCCGGCTACACCGCCACCGACATGATGGCCGCCATCGGGGGCGGACGGCCACCGGCGGAAAGCGCCAAGACCATCGTGCAGTTGGCCGCGCTCGGCGCGGACGGCCCGACGGGAACCTTCCAGGACGAACTCGGGACGTTGGGCTGGTAG
- a CDS encoding ester cyclase: protein MTDDHLRNWYLRYIAALNAHEFDGMDEFISDRVLLNGEPGNRDDVLAVQKQDVEAVPDLHWEVKELLSDRDRLAVRVINTGTPVKEWLGVPPSGASFEIVEYAIYKVSDGRFVQMTALHDSAELLRQLTT, encoded by the coding sequence ATGACCGACGACCATCTGCGGAACTGGTACCTGCGCTACATCGCGGCACTCAACGCCCACGAGTTCGACGGCATGGACGAGTTCATCAGTGACCGGGTCCTACTGAACGGCGAGCCCGGCAACCGGGACGACGTCCTCGCGGTGCAGAAGCAGGACGTGGAAGCCGTTCCGGACCTTCACTGGGAGGTCAAGGAGCTGCTGTCCGACCGCGACCGACTCGCCGTACGCGTGATCAACACCGGGACTCCGGTGAAGGAGTGGCTCGGCGTCCCTCCGTCCGGGGCCTCGTTCGAGATCGTCGAGTACGCCATCTACAAGGTCAGCGACGGCCGGTTCGTACAGATGACGGCCCTGCACGACTCCGCCGAACTACTCCGGCAACTCACCACCTGA
- a CDS encoding LPXTG cell wall anchor domain-containing protein, whose translation MRWKVPAGVLVALAFFIPAAPAVAQTEAPGLNEACQTVERKVYKDIRELVTIDLDTATDLQVRVLTADILAAAMADSLIVLPPAIQERLKGTPDDLRAFLKTGMQNAWSTDLRINVVRTLTGAGANVEAATQTVLKNGTIDTYLAYLNDGLYAARAADCASQPTPTPTSQPTPTPSATPSATTSVASTPASSASPGAPGGEGGGLPVTGADAATVAGIGGAILLLGGAGYLIGRRRRSRFVA comes from the coding sequence ATGCGATGGAAGGTCCCGGCTGGCGTCCTGGTGGCGCTGGCCTTTTTCATTCCGGCAGCACCGGCGGTGGCTCAAACCGAGGCGCCCGGGCTGAACGAGGCCTGCCAAACGGTCGAGCGCAAGGTGTACAAGGATATCCGCGAGCTTGTCACCATCGACCTGGACACCGCCACCGATCTACAGGTGCGGGTGTTGACCGCCGATATCCTGGCCGCAGCAATGGCCGACTCGTTGATCGTTCTGCCTCCCGCAATACAGGAGCGGCTGAAGGGAACCCCGGATGATCTCCGCGCGTTCCTCAAGACGGGCATGCAGAACGCCTGGTCAACTGATCTGCGGATCAATGTGGTCCGGACGTTGACGGGCGCTGGTGCCAACGTGGAGGCGGCCACGCAGACGGTGCTCAAGAACGGGACCATCGATACCTACCTGGCTTACCTGAACGACGGCCTGTACGCCGCACGTGCGGCCGACTGCGCGTCTCAGCCGACACCGACACCGACGTCTCAGCCCACACCGACACCGAGCGCCACGCCCAGCGCCACGACGAGCGTTGCATCGACCCCTGCTTCCTCCGCCAGCCCGGGCGCTCCCGGCGGCGAGGGCGGTGGGCTGCCCGTGACCGGTGCCGACGCAGCGACCGTGGCCGGCATTGGCGGTGCGATTCTGCTCCTCGGCGGCGCGGGCTACCTGATCGGACGCCGACGCCGTTCTCGCTTCGTGGCATAG
- a CDS encoding DUF397 domain-containing protein translates to MELIDAPRWRKSSRSNGQGGDCVEVADNLPGRVLVRDTKNRDGGTLTFAPDAWRAFVGMAKQG, encoded by the coding sequence ATGGAGCTGATCGATGCGCCGCGCTGGCGGAAGTCCTCCCGCAGCAACGGGCAGGGCGGTGACTGCGTCGAGGTTGCCGACAACCTTCCCGGCCGCGTGCTGGTCCGTGACACGAAGAACCGCGACGGCGGCACGCTGACCTTCGCCCCCGACGCGTGGCGGGCCTTCGTCGGCATGGCGAAGCAGGGCTAA
- a CDS encoding helix-turn-helix domain-containing protein, whose product MSNHNGGLGRILKFARSRSGMTQDQLADRLNVSTSLIAKIETNRLVPQSDTARQLDIVFDSGELFQESASEARATSGDSVWIRPWLDYEEYATMVRSFQLAAIPGLLQTEAYARAILRDAGTRVPDLDVTVATRIARAAVLRRDEQPCRLFAVLDEAVLRRSVGGPKVMADQLHAIVQACALPTVSVAVVPASAGAYPGLNGPLALATVNGRTVAFLDDPLDGRVVEDPDRVAALEEIWESIREYALPGRPSLELIMEAAESWS is encoded by the coding sequence ATGTCGAATCACAACGGAGGACTGGGAAGAATCCTCAAGTTCGCTCGATCCAGGTCCGGAATGACGCAGGATCAGCTTGCCGATCGGCTGAACGTGTCGACATCGCTCATCGCCAAGATCGAGACGAACCGACTGGTGCCGCAATCGGACACAGCGCGACAGCTCGACATCGTGTTCGACTCCGGGGAACTGTTCCAGGAATCCGCGTCCGAGGCGCGGGCGACGTCCGGCGACTCAGTGTGGATCAGGCCATGGTTGGACTACGAGGAGTACGCCACGATGGTCCGAAGCTTCCAACTGGCGGCAATCCCGGGTCTGCTCCAGACCGAGGCGTACGCCCGGGCCATCCTCCGGGACGCCGGAACGCGCGTGCCGGACCTGGACGTCACGGTGGCGACCAGGATCGCGCGGGCGGCGGTCCTGCGCCGGGACGAGCAGCCGTGCCGGCTGTTCGCGGTGCTCGACGAGGCGGTGCTGCGCCGGTCGGTGGGCGGACCGAAGGTCATGGCCGACCAACTGCACGCGATCGTGCAGGCGTGCGCCCTGCCGACCGTCAGCGTCGCCGTCGTCCCGGCGTCGGCGGGCGCGTATCCCGGCCTCAACGGACCACTGGCGCTCGCGACCGTCAACGGTCGGACCGTCGCGTTCCTGGACGATCCGCTGGACGGCCGGGTGGTCGAGGACCCGGACCGGGTGGCGGCCCTTGAGGAGATCTGGGAGTCCATCCGCGAGTACGCTCTACCCGGACGTCCGTCCCTCGAACTGATCATGGAGGCAGCGGAATCATGGAGCTGA
- the paaE gene encoding 1,2-phenylacetyl-CoA epoxidase subunit PaaE, which produces MSSVTITRPVRRRPVFHPLPVLAVDRLTDDAVAVTFAVPAELRDTFAFRAGQHLTVRRTDEPTGAEVRRSYSICSTPADLADHGRLRIGVREIPGGAFSAFAGRLLRAGDTVEVMPPLGQFSTGFRPDRTRHYGAVVAGSGITPVLALVATALAVEPASTFTLVYGNRNARSVMFTEELADLKDRYPTRLHLIHVLSREPGESALLSGRVDADRLTRLLEHLVPAERIDEWFLCGPYGMVTDAREVLAARGVPGDAVHAELFHVDEPPVAPIRQTTADTAGTDVTIMLDGRASSFRMGRTERVLDAALKVRGELPYACKGGVCSTCRAKVVTGEVTMARNYALEPDEVARGYVLTCQSSPVTDTLVVDYDA; this is translated from the coding sequence ATGAGCAGCGTGACGATCACCCGTCCGGTACGCCGCCGGCCGGTATTCCACCCGTTGCCGGTGCTCGCGGTGGACCGGCTCACCGACGACGCGGTGGCGGTCACCTTCGCCGTACCGGCCGAACTGCGCGACACCTTCGCCTTCCGGGCCGGTCAGCACCTCACCGTGCGGCGTACCGACGAGCCGACCGGTGCGGAGGTGCGCCGGTCGTACTCGATCTGCTCGACCCCGGCGGACCTGGCCGACCACGGCCGGCTGCGGATCGGGGTCCGGGAGATCCCCGGTGGCGCGTTCTCCGCCTTCGCCGGCCGGCTGCTGCGGGCCGGCGACACGGTCGAGGTGATGCCGCCGCTGGGCCAGTTCAGCACCGGATTCCGGCCGGACCGGACCCGCCACTACGGCGCGGTGGTCGCCGGCTCCGGCATCACCCCGGTGCTCGCCCTGGTCGCGACCGCCCTGGCCGTCGAACCGGCCAGCACCTTCACCCTGGTGTACGGCAACCGCAACGCCCGCAGCGTCATGTTCACCGAGGAACTGGCAGACCTGAAGGACCGCTACCCGACGAGGCTGCACCTGATCCACGTGCTGTCCCGGGAACCGGGCGAGTCGGCACTGCTCTCCGGCCGGGTGGACGCCGACCGGCTGACCCGCCTGCTGGAGCACCTGGTGCCGGCCGAGCGGATCGACGAATGGTTCCTCTGCGGCCCGTACGGAATGGTCACCGACGCCCGCGAGGTGCTCGCCGCGCGCGGGGTGCCCGGCGACGCCGTACACGCGGAGTTGTTCCATGTCGACGAGCCGCCCGTGGCGCCGATCAGGCAGACCACGGCGGACACCGCCGGCACCGACGTCACGATCATGCTCGACGGGCGGGCGTCGTCGTTCCGGATGGGCCGCACCGAACGGGTGCTCGACGCGGCCCTCAAGGTACGCGGCGAACTCCCGTACGCCTGCAAGGGCGGCGTCTGCTCGACCTGCCGCGCGAAGGTCGTCACCGGCGAGGTGACCATGGCCCGCAACTACGCCCTGGAACCAGACGAGGTCGCCCGAGGCTACGTCCTAACCTGCCAGTCCAGCCCGGTAACCGACACCCTCGTAGTCGACTACGACGCCTGA
- the paaD gene encoding 1,2-phenylacetyl-CoA epoxidase subunit PaaD — translation MISARDAVAAVVDPEIRVVTIDELGILRAVDQDPETGRVTVTITPTYTGCPAMDVIRDDIRAALRAAGYPDAEVATVYAPAWSTDWVSDSGRAKLAEAGIAPPGPADRSSGPVALRLTVRCPLCGSVDTEQVSRFGSTACKALWRCRACREPFDQMKAL, via the coding sequence ATGATCAGCGCACGGGACGCGGTGGCGGCGGTGGTGGACCCGGAGATCCGGGTGGTCACCATCGACGAACTGGGCATCCTGCGTGCCGTGGACCAGGACCCGGAGACCGGTCGGGTCACCGTCACCATCACCCCGACCTACACCGGCTGCCCGGCGATGGACGTGATCCGCGACGACATCCGGGCCGCGCTGCGTGCCGCCGGCTACCCGGACGCCGAGGTCGCGACGGTGTACGCACCCGCGTGGAGCACCGACTGGGTCTCCGACTCCGGCCGGGCCAAACTGGCCGAGGCCGGCATCGCCCCGCCCGGACCGGCGGACCGGTCATCCGGCCCGGTGGCACTACGGCTGACCGTACGCTGCCCGCTCTGCGGCTCGGTGGACACCGAGCAGGTCAGCCGGTTCGGCTCCACCGCCTGCAAGGCGCTCTGGCGCTGCCGCGCCTGCCGTGAACCGTTCGATCAGATGAAGGCACTATGA
- the paaC gene encoding 1,2-phenylacetyl-CoA epoxidase subunit PaaC yields MTASVEHLLGLGDDALVAAQRLGEWAAAAPEMEEDVALANIALDQLGAARLLLSYAGELEGAGRDEDALAYLRDDRQYRNCLLVELPNGDFGVTMAKLLFLSAYQLPLYTALAGCADERLAAIGAKARKESAYHLDHSSLWTVRLGDGTEESHRRMQAAVDEIWAYTHELFAADPNAPVDPATLRPAFLSTVDAVLTEATLVRPADGWAPTGGRTGVHTEHLSYLLAEMQVLHRAHPGARW; encoded by the coding sequence GTGACCGCCTCCGTGGAACACCTGCTCGGGCTCGGTGACGACGCCCTCGTCGCCGCCCAGCGGCTCGGCGAGTGGGCCGCTGCCGCACCGGAGATGGAAGAGGACGTGGCGCTGGCCAACATCGCCCTCGACCAGCTCGGTGCCGCCCGCCTCCTGCTGTCGTACGCGGGGGAGCTGGAGGGCGCCGGCCGGGACGAGGACGCGTTGGCGTACCTGCGCGACGACCGGCAGTACCGCAACTGCCTGCTGGTCGAGCTGCCCAACGGCGACTTCGGCGTGACCATGGCGAAGCTGCTCTTCCTCTCCGCGTACCAGCTTCCGCTCTACACCGCGCTGGCCGGATGCGCCGACGAACGGCTCGCCGCCATCGGTGCGAAGGCTCGGAAGGAGTCGGCGTACCACCTCGACCACAGTTCACTGTGGACGGTTCGGCTCGGCGACGGGACCGAGGAGTCGCACCGGCGGATGCAGGCGGCGGTGGACGAGATCTGGGCGTACACCCACGAGCTGTTCGCGGCCGACCCGAACGCGCCCGTCGACCCGGCCACCCTGCGCCCGGCGTTCCTGTCCACCGTGGACGCCGTACTCACCGAGGCGACCCTGGTACGCCCCGCCGACGGCTGGGCGCCGACCGGTGGCCGGACCGGGGTGCACACCGAGCACCTGTCCTACCTGCTGGCCGAGATGCAGGTGCTGCACCGCGCCCATCCCGGCGCGCGTTGGTGA
- the paaB gene encoding 1,2-phenylacetyl-CoA epoxidase subunit PaaB, whose translation MTEQSPLWEVFVRARRGLSHTHVGSLHAPDAEMALRNARDLYTRRQEGVSIWVVPASAITASSPDEKDAFFDPAADKIYRHPTFYEVPDGVAHL comes from the coding sequence GTGACCGAACAGTCGCCACTGTGGGAGGTGTTCGTACGAGCCCGTCGCGGGCTGTCGCACACCCACGTCGGGAGCCTGCACGCGCCCGACGCCGAGATGGCCCTGCGCAACGCTCGGGACCTCTACACCCGGCGGCAGGAGGGCGTCTCTATCTGGGTGGTCCCGGCGAGCGCGATCACCGCGTCCAGCCCGGACGAGAAGGACGCCTTCTTCGACCCGGCGGCGGACAAGATCTACCGTCACCCGACCTTCTACGAGGTGCCGGACGGGGTGGCCCACCTGTGA